One Pichia kudriavzevii chromosome 3, complete sequence genomic window carries:
- a CDS encoding uncharacterized protein (PKUD0C02260), which produces MAVTRSQANPRKFKSIKVNNSAFEINDASKQKKSVKTTKSSNIKAASKDDTNTSKSTPCKTSDNHRKNEKSDTKRKPNDVDNKDESKCGSEHKGKRIPAYKIEQLQRLQKLVDMSSVAKPKGPITSRDSLKSSKMTQNLKLKLNQDNKSRISNVTNYDPVRKKYLDGKLDHAELDKVRERYVKIRKFKDVKAPKLHQDKLLQRVLNEISEDNKRLKYWTSHNPQLDLETFLGDEYVLNESKLGYLGVDASQRESLLEQKSAGQGIGASLDGGETNVRYKRIDIKKEEESSDLKNLLNALDTMKDVEMVDENSVFDGLELEDFTVIKKYPFAKKV; this is translated from the coding sequence ATGGCCGTTACCAGAAGCCAGGCAAATCCAAGAAAGTTCAAGTCGATAAAAGTAAATAATAGTgcttttgaaatcaacgaTGCCtcaaagcaaaagaaaagtgtgaaaactacaaaatcttcaaatataaagGCAGCATCCAAAGATGATACCAACACATCAAAATCTACCCCCTGCAAGACTTCGGATAACCATAgaaaaaacgaaaaaagtgatacaaagagaaaaccaaaCGATGTCGATAACAAAGATGAGTCTAAGTGCGGCAGTGAACATAAGGGGAAACGAATACCTGCTTATAAAATAGAACAGTTACAACGGTTACAAAAACTGGTCGATATGTCATCTGTTGCTAAACCAAAGGGTCCAATTACATCTAGAGATTCTTTAAAGAGTTCTAAAATGACACAAAACTTGAAGTTAAAACTGAATCAGGACAATAAAAGTAGAATTAGTAATGTAACTAATTATGATCCTGTAcgaaaaaaatatcttgatGGAAAACTAGATCATGCTGAACTCGATAAAGTAAGAGAGAGGTATGTGAAGATAAGGAAATTTAAGGATGTGAAGGCTCCGAAGCTGCACCAAGATAAACTGCTCCAAAGGGTCCTAAATGAAATTAGTGAAGATAATAAGCGACTAAAATACTGGACTTCGCATAATCCACAGTTAGACCTGGAAACTTTTTTAGGTGATGAATATGTGCTTAATGAAAGTAAATTAGGCTATCTGGGGGTGGATGCTTCACAAAGAGAAAGTTTACTAGAACAAAAATCGGCCGGTCAAGGGATAGGTGCTTCATTGGATGGAGGTGAAACAAACGTGAGGTATAAAAGAATAGATATaaagaaggaggaagaatcaagtgatttgaagaacctGCTCAACGCCTTAGATACAATGAAGGATGTTGAGATGGTCGATGAAAACTCGGTTTTCGATGGATTGGAGCTAGAGGATTTCACCGTTATAAAGAAATATCCATTTGCAAAAAAAGTATAG
- a CDS encoding uncharacterized protein (PKUD0C02270; similar to Saccharomyces cerevisiae YBR201W (DER1); ancestral locus Anc_8.535) → MEGMPLQWLHTVLPVTRIYVIGSVGLAIAEHLGYVKLSDITLNSNAGFDKDQLWKIPLNILYNGTISLNFVTRLYFFARYANSLEQAAQSSKKFFWNLFILTCFIVLYSTYVTNLKLYGPTFRDAMLYIWTKKNSDAEVFFAFFLVRHIWIPWISFALEVAILGARDKKKWLIELSGICIGHLYWFLDEQIPLLQGTKTILRPIWEWNFLNNVQQPMELRNNQEQEIRDQAQGDVDDDIQLEPINADNELDFERETEETLHQR, encoded by the coding sequence ATGGAGGGTATGCCATTGCAATGGTTGCATACCGTGCTACCAGTCACTCGAATTTATGTTATTGGATCTGTGGGATTAGCCATAGCTGAACATTTAGGATATGTAAAATTATCAGATATAACTCTCAATTCAAATGCAGGCTTTGATAAAGACCAACTATGGAAGATTCCGTTGAACATACTATATAACGGTACtatatcattgaattttgttACAAGGCTGTATTTCTTTGCAAGATATGCGAACTCATTGGAACAAGCAGCACAATCTTCCAAAAAGTTCTTTTGGAACTTATTTATTTTAACGTGTTTTATTGTTCTATATTCGACCTATGttacaaatttgaaattatacGGTCCTACTTTTCGGGATGCAATGTTGTATATATGGACGAAGAAAAACTCCGATGCTGAAGTAttttttgccttttttcttgtcaGGCATATCTGGATCCCATGGATTTCATTTGCTCTGGAAGTTGCCATTTTAGGGGCCAGagataagaaaaaatggCTAATTGAACTATCGGGAATTTGTATTGGTCACCTTTACTGGTTTCTGGATGAACAAATTCCTCTTTTACAAGGAACGAAAACCATACTCCGTCCTATATGGGAATGGAATTTCTTAAATAATGTTCAACAGCCCATGGAATTAAGGAACAATCAAGAGCAAGAAATAAGAGATCAAGCACAAGGAGACGTGGATGATGATATACAGCTTGAGCCAATAAATGCCGATAATGAGTtagattttgaaagagaaacagaGGAAACGTTGCACCAACGTTAA
- a CDS encoding uncharacterized protein (PKUD0C02280; similar to Saccharomyces cerevisiae YPL069C (BTS1); ancestral locus Anc_8.536) has product MSISSTNESLYLKLVEPFTYLRENTKGKGFRNTLLSCFNLYFNLGDDDLKLVQEVIDILHNSSLLIDDVEDDGVIRRGVPCAHRIFGIGNTINAGNMMYFKAWESLLQLNIPRLSEVYVASMMKLHFGQGLELYWRDNKKCPTEEEYLEMVVCKTGELFKLGVSIMECVSINRGMSLDVHITEGIKKFCDILGMFYQIKNDVDDLVDGDDGIEFAHDLKEGKYSFPIQYCINMKNMKLGIGKKDMSVNERRVIVTQIADAGGIRYSQEYMFRLQGDAQTLLHSMASLSSSAKCDEMVKKLVSIVSKD; this is encoded by the coding sequence ATGAGTATTTCATCTACAAATGAGTCTctttatttgaagttggTGGAGCCTTTCACATATTTACGTGAAAATACGAAAGGAAAAGGATTTAGAAATACACTATTATCGTGTTTTAATCTCTACTTCAACCTTGGGGATGATGACCTTAAGTTGGTACAAGAAGTCATTGACATTTTGCACAACTCAAGTTTACTAATAGATGATGTTGAGGATGATGGTGTCATCAGAAGGGGCGTGCCGTGTGCCCATCGGATATTTGGTATTGGTAATACAATCAACGCAGGAAATATGATGTATTTCAAAGCATGGGAGAGCCTATTGCAGCTAAACATACCTAGATTGAGTGAAGTTTATGTTGCGAGTATGATGAAGCTACATTTTGGTCAGGGTTTAGAACTTTATTGGAGAGACAATAAGAAATGTCCTACTGAGGAGGAGTATCTTGAAATGGTCGTTTGTAAAACAGGTGAATTATTCAAACTGGGTGTCTCAATTATGGAATGTGTTTCGATAAATAGAGGCATGTCTTTAGACGTCCATATAACCGAGGGTATCAAGAAATTTTGTGACATTCTTGGTATGTTTTATCAAATCAAgaatgatgttgatgactTAGTTGATGGGGACGACGGAATTGAGTTTGCCCATGACTTGAAAGAAGGGAAGTATTCCTTTCCCATTCAGTATTGTataaatatgaaaaatatgaaacTAGGAATTGGCAAGAAAGACATGAGTGTCAATGAGAGACGTGTTATCGTCACCCAAATTGCGGATGCTGGTGGCATCAGATACAGTCAGGAATACATGTTCCGCCTACAAGGAGATGCACAAACATTACTCCATTCCATGGCATCATTGTCTTCCTCAGCAAAATGTGATGAAATGGTGAAGAAATTGGTCTCTATCGTCTCTAAGGattaa
- a CDS encoding uncharacterized protein (PKUD0C02290; similar to Saccharomyces cerevisiae YHR051W (COX6); ancestral locus Anc_5.280), with protein sequence MFANTIRAAIRQNTRFAVNPARQQLINKSLIASTIRNYSDHHEETFDEFSTRYEKEFEEAYDLFEVQRVLNNCFSYDLVPSPSVIEKALRACRRVNDYATAVRVFEGLKFKVENKEQYEAYLEELKDVRAELGIDLKEELFQE encoded by the coding sequence ATGTTTGCAAACACCATTAGAGCTGCAATTAGACAAAACACCAGATTTGCTGTTAACCCAGCAAGACAACAATTAATTAACAAGTCTTTAATTGCTTCAACTATCAGAAACTACTCTGACCACCATGAGGAGACCTTTGATGAGTTCTCCACCAGATACGAAaaggaatttgaagaagcatacgatttatttgaagtcCAAAGAGTCTTGAATAACTGTTTCTCCTATGATTTAGTTCCATCTCCATCTGTCATTGAAAAGGCTTTGAGAGCATGTAGAAGAGTCAATGACTACGCTACTGCGGTCAGAGTCTTTGAAGGTTTGAAGTTTAAGGTCGAAAACAAGGAACAATACGAGGCTTACTTGGAAGAATTAAAGGATGTTAGAGCTGAATTAGGTATTGATTTAAAGGAAGAATTATTCCAAGAATAA
- a CDS encoding uncharacterized protein (PKUD0C02300; similar to Saccharomyces cerevisiae YHR023W (MYO1); ancestral locus Anc_5.267): MENYKGEIWVSQPDDKQDSIFRRGEIVEKVKDTENSTIYKVKLKDNDELVDADLKNIHKANPIRFDGYDDMASLTYLNEPSILNNLKVRYQDDKIYTHSGLFLVTVNPYKKINIYNSDFITLYSANEKKCNQPHIFGTAQKAFDSLIKNKKDQSILVTGESGAGKTENTKRVIQYILSVATNVENKQSAAVLENQILQANPILESFGNATTVRNLNSSRFGKFVKIQIDSSNSQLVGAHVDYYLLEKSRVIFQDSNERNYHVFYQLLKGAPLDLLERLHLNNKSLNQYEYLKSGLTTPVGNIDDKKEFQNLINAFKIMSFNDEEVLNIFKILAIILHLGNIKFKNSLNDTKQAVLLDESNETIDKVALLLGVSSQEFRKSFLNSKIKIGREIVNQQRTAAQAKFSIDALSKSLYEKLFQYLIDNINRSFNSSTNQNEFMDISDNYIGILDIAGFEIFKKNSFEQLCINYTNEKLQQFFNHHMFELEQSEYMKEGISWNYIDFGNELKPTIELIEGSQSNKRKTNIFSILDEECVVPKGTDKSFIDKLFSELESKDTTVDKNNLSFKPNKIRDGFIIKHYAGSVDYSVDGWLDKNKDPLSSTMVELLSNSNDIFVNDFVNASITEFNITDSPVKGSPRKKTGMFRTAAQRHKEQLNLLMDNLSQTFPHFVRCILPNSEKKPGVFNDAIVLHQLRCNGVLEGIRIARSGYPNRIDFENFAKQYSILSNASFNKASGIKNSTADYKKICEIILGELKLDPEVYKVGVTKLFFRNSVLASLEKVREQTLSSILSDFNAIVRGKLVRASFVRNIQRLRASKVLAKNFKHYSLVKDDPWFKLINTLKPRLDDVGVVEAQYTNRIAKLENQVKEMSSQINDNLKERDEIKSKLGALNKEIVEDQKTISAKDFELGELKQAKVLLEKELANLKITTDEKTSILKEKEQEIDKLSNTNSDLINKLENDNKALVDSKKSLEATIERNNKQISLLNDELKELKCTIDKNELEISSMKRDKKSKDTAASKKIDELQCKLSDAISESSVIKAELDMKSKTLAEKIALLDDLQIKEKALSQENNKLKDIAQKYESKRVALDQAERLKKEFKELKHKYKQLKSNHEQRIQEEVNFNSGRQHYLEELDRTKIVIDELKRDLEMEKKNSVDLSLRLDHAKLETERELKNKKSLEMEVSQLKLRLRSTNPDQAELSQLEHNRRSNLFTPDMHRLIEEARSARTRLAAESYENRTLKALLRKHGISDLNLSNYSSKNESEPSEIKIFNDHDEVDELRERLRLEKESNKRWEERYVQLQKQSVINKTKNARESIDIEAYDLLSTDSMEYKNKYQMAKIEIDDLKEQLKELRIEAKRKPVQKSNVLADTTNIENRTLASLDNNKSKGENLRLKSELMSLKTKLNRLESGNTSRFEQEEEIIQLKNHLKTLELSNSSLQASKEIYKDRSEDYYAKLNQVENELHSSKILEAKLKEDISHLKSQANMYQSKYLESNSEILKLNEKIGKLEKNLIDREFEINKLNDIISDLKDKLQCSEDLRKSVKSVSYDYHENEIERLKKELVNSVNKESEMNGFIKSMNAQLETLRNKVNAEKSNSSQLNEEKNKLARSLKDCALKNEELCKHVEENINKAQSLTQQVNALKVTTADLTRERDELFAAKRDLEDKIRDINSQFEDNLMKAKENAHTVVLNQQLTSELNEARQELSEMRNKLSTYENNLIDVTGKLELKTKEYLKAVEDNKKLVKFNSKLESDISIMRQRYDAELKAQDDHWSKRVSELDEKLRVFRSSQLTENYKINELNGTIRELEAQNQNLEHSKKHLKDVIRHLEANVERLQISYENSNKREAEAQTRSLHLSNQLDKLRESLGVNI, encoded by the coding sequence ATGGAAAACTACAAAGGTGAGATTTGGGTCTCCCAACCAGATGATAAGCAAGATTCCATATTCAGAAGAGGAGAAATCgttgaaaaagtcaaaGATACAGAGAATTCTACCATTTACAAAGTCAAACTGAAAGACAACGATGAATTGGTGGATGCGGACTTAAAAAACATTCATAAAGCAAATCCAATCAGATTTGACGGCTATGATGACATGGCTTCATTGACGTACCTCAACGAACCTTCTATCCTCAACAATCTCAAAGTGAGGTATCAGGATGATAAAATATACACTCACTCAGGTTTGTTTCTAGTTACAGTGAATCCatacaagaaaataaatatCTATAATTCTGACTTTATTACCCTATATTCtgccaatgaaaaaaaatgtaatCAACCTCATATTTTCGGAACAGCACAGAAAGCATTTGATAGTTTgattaaaaacaaaaaagacCAAAGCATTCTAGTTACGGGTGAATCAGGTGCAGGTAAAACTGAAAATACTAAAAGGGTGATTCAATATATTCTCTCTGTTGCTACAAATGTcgaaaacaaacaaagtGCTGCTGTCttggaaaatcaaattttaCAAGCAAACCCCATTTTAGAGAGTTTTGGTAATGCAACAACTGTTAGAAACCTGAATTCTTCTAGATTTGGTAAGTTTGttaaaattcaaattgaCAGTTCCAATAGCCAACTAGTTGGTGCTCATGTGGACTACTATctattggagaaatcaagGGTCATCTTTCAGGATTCAAACGAAAGAAATTATCATGttttttatcaacttcTAAAAGGTGCACCTTTGGATCTGCTGGAAAGATTACACTTGAACAATAAATCTCTAAATCAATAcgaatatttgaaaagcGGCTTGACCACCCCCGTTGGTAACATTGATGACAAAAaggaatttcaaaacttgaTCAATGCTTTCAAGATTATGAGTTTTAATGACGAAGAAGTTCTGAAtatttttaaaatattGGCTATTATATTACATCTAGGtaatatcaaattcaaaaattcctTAAATGATACCAAGCAAGCCGTCTTACTGGATGAATCAAACGAAACAATAGACAAAGTTGCTCTTCTTTTGGGGGTTTCATCACAAGAATTTAGAAAATCCTTTTTAAATTCTAAAATTAAAATTGGCAGAGAAATAGTTAATCAGCAAAGAACCGCAGCACAAGctaaattttcaattgatgcACTCTCTAAATCTCTTTATGAAAAACTTTTCCAATATTTAATTGATAATATTAATAGGAGCTTTAACTCATCCACTAATCAAAACGAATTTATGGACATATCAGATAACTATATTGGAATTTTAGACATTGCaggttttgaaatattcaagaaGAACTCTTTTGAACAACTGTGTATTAACTACACAAATGAGAAACTCCAACAGTTTTTTAATCACCATATGTTTGAACTCGAGCAAAGTGAATACATGAAAGAAGGAATTTCTTGGAATTATATAGACTTCGGTAATGAATTGAAGCCAACCATTGAGTTGATCGAAGGATCCCAATCAAACAAGCGCAAAACCAatattttctccattttaGATGAAGAATGTGTTGTTCCAAAGGGTACTGATAAATcctttattgataaattgtTCTCGGAATTAGAATCTAAGGATACAACTGTTGATAAAAACAATTTATCattcaaaccaaacaaaatCCGAGACggattcatcatcaaacatTACGCTGGAAGTGTTGACTATTCTGTAGATGGATGGCTagataaaaacaaagatcCTTTGAGTTCAACGATGGTGGAGTTACTATCCAATTCAAATGATATCtttgtcaatgattttgttaaCGCAAGTATTACGGAATTCAATATAACCGATTCTCCTGTCAAGGGATCTCCTAGAAAGAAAACTGGTATGTTCAGAACTGCTGCACAGCGTCATAAGGAacaattgaatttgttaATGGATAACTTGTCTCAAACATTTCCTCATTTTGTTCGTTGTATTCTCCCCAACTCTGAGAAGAAACCGGGTGTTTTTAATGATGCAATAGTGCTACATCAATTGAGATGTAACGGTGTTCTAGAGGGTATTAGAATTGCTAGATCTGGATACCCGAATagaattgattttgaaaattttgcTAAACAATACAGCATTCTTTCGAATGCTAGTTTTAATAAAGCTTCTGGAATCAAAAATAGCACGGCTGATTACAAGAAAATTTGTGAAATAATCCTAGGGGAACTCAAGCTTGACCCAGAAGTTTATAAGGTTGGTGTGACAAAACTATTCTTTAGAAACAGTGTGTTGGCGTCATTAGAGAAGGTTAGAGAGCAAACATTATCATCTATCTTATCTGATTTTAATGCAATTGTACGCGGAAAATTAGTAAGAGCGAGTTTTGTCAGGAACATACAAAGATTAAGAGCTTCAAAAGTTCTTGCTAAGAATTTTAAACATTATTCACTGGTTAAGGATGACCCTTGGTTTAAACTAATCAACACATTAAAACCAAGATTAGATGATGTCGGGGTAGTTGAAGCGCAATATACTAACAGAATTGCAAAGCTTGAAAATCAAGTCAAAGAAATGAGTTCTCAGATCAAtgataatttgaaagaaCGTGATGAGATTAAATCCAAGTTAGGAGCATTAAACAAGGAAATAGTAGAGGACCAAAAAACAATATCAGCAAAAGACTTTGAACTCGGTGAGTTGAAACAAGCGAAAGTAttacttgaaaaagaacTTGCAAACTTAAAAATTACTACAGATGAAAAGACAAGTATtttaaaggagaaagaacaagaaataGATAAATTATCTAATACAAACTCAGATCTTATTAATAAGTTGGAAAATGATAACAAGGCCTTAGTAGATTCTAAAAAATCTCTGGAAGCTACGATTGAACGTAATAACAAACAGATATCTCTCTTGAATGATGAACTAAAAGAATTGAAGTGCACTATAGATAAAAACGAGTTGGAAATATCAAGTATGAAACGTGataagaaatcaaaagataCTGCTGCTAGTAAGAAAATTGATGAGTTACAATGCAAGTTATCCGATGCCATTTCCGAGAGCTCTGTTATAAAAGCTGAATTAGATAtgaaatccaaaacttTAGCTGAGAAAATAGCCCTATTGGATGATttacaaatcaaagaaaaagctCTGTCCcaagaaaataacaaattAAAGGACATTGCCCAAAAATATGAATCCAAACGTGTTGCTCTTGACCAAGCtgaaagattgaaaaaagaattcaagGAACTAAAACATAAGTATAAACAACTAAAGTCTAATCATGAGCAAAGGattcaagaagaagtaaATTTCAACAGTGGTCGTCAGCATTATTTAGAGGAACTAGATAGAACCAAAATAGTAATTGATGAACTGAAAAGAGATTTAGagatggaaaagaaaaactctGTTGATTTGAGCTTAAGGCTAGATCATGCAAAATTGGAAACTGAAAGGGAATtaaaaaacaagaaaagcTTGGAAATGGAGGTTTCTCAACTAAAGCTACGGCTAAGAAGCACAAATCCTGATCAAGCTGAGCTTAGTCAACTTGAGCATAATAGGAGAAGTAATTTATTTACACCTGATATGCATCGATTGATTGAAGAGGCAAGATCAGCTAGGACAAGACTTGCAGCTGAGTCTTATGAGAATAGGACATTGAAGGCtttgttgagaaaacaTGGAATTAGTGATCTTAACCTAAGTAATTACAGTAGTAAAAATGAATCTGAACCAAGTGAGATCAAAATTTTTAACGACcatgatgaagttgatgaattaaGAGAGAGATTGAGGCTCGAGAAGgaatcaaataaaagatGGGAGGAGCGTTATGTTCAACTGCAGAAACAATCAGTTATCAATAAAACCAAAAATGCTAGAGAAAGTATTGATATCGAAGCGTATGATTTGTTAAGCACCGATTCTATGGAATACAAGAACAAATATCAAATGgctaaaattgaaattgatgatttgaagGAGCAGCTTAAAGAACTTCGGATTGAAGCTAAGAGGAAACCTGTCCAAAAGTCAAATGTTCTAGCTGATACTAccaatattgaaaacagaacATTGGCTAGCCTCGATAACAACAAGTCAAAAGGTGAGAACTTGAGATTAAAGTCAGAATTAATGTCACTGAAGACCAAGTTGAATCGTTTGGAATCTGGGAATACAAGCAGGTTTgagcaagaagaagagattaTTCAGCTAAAAAACCATCTTAAAACTCTCGAACTCTCGAACAGTAGTTTACAGGCTAGTAAAGAGATCTACAAGGATAGATCTGAAGACTATTACGCAAAGTTGAAccaagttgaaaatgagcTACATAGCTCTAAGATTCTTGAGGCTAAACTTAAGGAAGATATTTCTCACCTAAAATCACAAGCAAATATGTATCAATCTAAATATTTGGAGAGCAAttctgaaattttgaagctaaatgaaaagattggaaaattagaaaagaatttgatagacagagaatttgaaatcaataaattaaATGACATTATATCCGATTTAAAGGATAAATTGCAGTGTAGTGAAGACCTCAGGAAAAGTGTAAAATCGGTTAGCTATGATTACCATGAAAACGAAATTGAaaggttgaaaaaagaattgGTCAATAGTGTCAATAAAGAAAGTGAAATGAATGGCTTTATAAAAAGCATGAACGCACAACTAGAGACCCTGAGGAACAAAGTCAATGCTGAAAAGTCTAATAGTTCACAGCTaaatgaagagaaaaataaattagCTAGGTCATTGAAAGATTGTGCTctaaaaaatgaagagttATGTAAacatgttgaagaaaatataaataagGCACAAAGTTTAACTCAGCAGGTCAACGCACTGAAGGTTACTACTGCGGATCTAACTAGAGAACGTGATGAATTGTTTGCAGCAAAGAGAGACCTTGAAGACAAAATTAGGGATATTAATTCTCAGTTTGAAGACAATCTAAtgaaagcaaaagaaaatgcaCATACCGTGGTCCTCAATCAACAATTGACTAGCGAGTTGAATGAAGCAAGACAAGAGTTATCCGAAATGAGAAACAAGCTATCTACCTACGAAAATAATCTGATTGATGTGACAGGAAAATTAGAATTGAAAACCAAGGAATATTTGAAGGCTGTTGAAGATAACAAAAAGCTGGTTAAAttcaattcaaaacttGAGAGTGACATCAGTATAATGCGTCAAAGATACGACGCTGAACTCAAGGCCCAAGATGATCACTGGAGTAAGCGGGTCTCCGAGCTAGACGAAAAGCTAAGGGTATTTAGGTCCTCGCAATTGACTgaaaattacaaaattaATGAGTTGAACGGTACGATCAGAGAACTGGAGGCCCAAAACCAGAATCTGGAACACTCCAAAAAACACCTAAAGGACGTCATAAGACATTTAGAAGCTAACGTTGAAAGGCTGCAAATTAGCTACGAGAActcaaacaaaagagagGCAGAAGCTCAAACTAGATCTTTACATCTATCTAACCAGTTGGATAAACTCAGAGAAAGCCTTGGTGTGAATATTTGA